In one window of Tursiops truncatus isolate mTurTru1 chromosome 5, mTurTru1.mat.Y, whole genome shotgun sequence DNA:
- the FABP2 gene encoding fatty acid-binding protein, intestinal gives MAFDGTWKIDRNENYEKFMEKMGINVVKRKLASHDNLKLIITQEGNKFTVKESSTFRNIEVVFELGVTFNYSLADGTELTGTWSLEGNKLVGKFKRVDNGNELNTVREIVGGEMVQTYVYEGVEAKRIFKKE, from the exons ATGGCGTTCGATGGTACTTGGAAGATAGACCGAAACGAGAACTATGAAAAGTTCATGGAAAAAATGG GTATTAATGTGGTGAAAAGGAAGCTTGCATCTCATGACAATTTGAAACTGATAATTAcacaagaaggaaataaattcacAGTCAAAGAATCAAGCACTTTTCGAAACATTGAAGTTGTGTTTGAGCTTGGTGTCACTTTTAATTATAGCCTCGCAGATGGAACTGAACTCACT ggGACTTGGAGCCTAGAGGGAAATAAACTTGTTGGAAAATTCAAACGGGTGGACAATGGAAATGAACTAAATACTGTCCGAGAAATTGTAGGTGGTGAAATGGTCCAG ACTTATGTATATGAAGGAGTGGAAGCCAAGAGGATCTTCAAAAAGGAGTGA